In the genome of Candidatus Electrothrix rattekaaiensis, the window TGCCGCAAAAAAATGACTAATACGGGATTCGAGCCTGCGATACCGGCCTGTAACCCGTATCACTGCGTCCTTTGCTTTTGCTCTGTGATACATTGATGTGTACATGTTTATCGATAAACATCATAATTTTTAATTAAATTTTTGTTTATTCATTTCAATAAATTACTTGACTTTTATTGAAAAATAAAGTAAGCTGTTTTTATTGTCCTTTTAAGAAAAGAAAGCTATGGAGGAAAAATGAATGAAATATTTAAATTTAATATGATGTCGTATTTTATTACAAATAATTACAATAAAGGAGGTATGCAGTATGGAGAAAAAGATTTTGAAAAAAATAAATATCCATTAAAGAGTTTTCCTGATTTTGACAAATCTTTTTTGATATCAGATGAATTCGTCAATAAAGATGCTGAGTTTAAATCATCTATTGAAATTATGAAAAATATTTAAAAAATTATAAGGAGAAAAATGAACAAATACAATACCAACACATATAAATTATTCCAAGAGAAATTTACTCGTCTTGAATCTTCAACACTAATATCTTTTTTAAGAGATAAATCGGTTAATATATCATTCGATTTAGCAAAAAATAAGCTAAACTCAGATTCAGTTATTCCTGAATGGGAAATGCTTGAAAGTTATGTTCTGAATTTGAGATTTTTTATTCAAAATAACGAGAGTATATCTTTGAATAATATGAGCAAATTATATAATAAATCTTTTAAAGAGACAAAAAACAAGTTTGAAGATATACTCACAATAGTGAACAATAATCTAGAAAGTAAATGTCCCTTTTCTATTAATGGAGAGAATCTAACTTATAGAGATTTTTTCAATGGTATGATTTATACGCAATTGGCACACGCCAAGAAAGAGGAAAATGTTTTTTGTAGAAGATATAAAACAGAATTTTTCAAGTACTTGGCTCTTGACACTTTCTTGAGGTGTATAAAGATGATCCATTCTAATCTTGGCAAAATCAACAGTCTTAACGAAGAAACATTTTCAATAAAACATCAAAAAGGATAAATTAATGATAAAACAATTTTTTATTTCTAGAGTACGTTATAATGGTACTCATATTGAACAAGTAACGGTGTCTGATTATAATTCTACTTTTTCAGGCATTGATGATGGCGAGCCTCGTCTCCTTGATGATATTGTGGACAAAATCCAGAATAAAAAAGAAGAGTTTGTTACTGTTTATTTTAATGAATCTCAGCAAAAATATGAATTGGGGAAAATAGTTCGAGTTTTTCCTTTTGCAGGAAATTACTATTTAAGGACAGATGACGACAAAATTAAAGAAAATAATTTAGGAAATTTGCCATCTAATGCCGCATAAGCGTCATCTTATGCAAAGTCGTTTTGCTGTCATCTCACCGGGCGTGTATTTTATACGTGACCCGGTTTTTTCTTTCCTGCTGCCAGCTCCGATGATTTTATCAACATACATAACCACTTCTTATTATATAACAAAGCAATAGTCCGATCATCATGATTACCGGGCGACCAGAAGGACAGCCAGTCCAGAAGATTCTTTTCTGTTTCTCCCGGCGTGTTTGATAATTTTTGACGAATATCCTCGACCCAAAATTTATCCCAGCACGCAGGCTGTTGTAAATTATGATCCGTCTCAAAGATAGGATCAGTAATTCCGTCGGTCAGCAAAAACAAGGCGGTCATGGAATCCACGCATGTAAAAGAGATCCGCCGCATAATATCTTCACCGTCATTGGCTTCCGGGTCCAGAAAACGAGTCTGACCCGCATACTCGCCGCTATCCGGTTCTCCCAGCAGCTTGATATACCCATCCTCTCCCTCTTTATACACCCCCATTCCGCCATCGCCGATCCAATACCCGGCAATAAAATGTCGCCCCTGAATCTCCTTATGGGCAGCCAGAAGCAGGGTAGCATAAAAATCGCGGAACTTGACCTGTTCTTTCTTGCTTGCCAGATGGACAGTATTAATTGCCTGATAAATCGCCTGACTGAAGATCGAGTAAAGCACTTTGCGCAGATCCGCGTCGGTTTTCTCTGATTGTTCCGTGTCCCAGGCCGAAACAGCCTCAACAAGGGCCTCATTATGTTCGGTTAATTTTTCCGCAAGGACTGTTGCCGAGGTGTTGACGGCTATTCGGGCCCCCTCTCTGGCATATTGACTGCTGCCCGCCCCGTCGGAAACCGCCAGAATATGCCATTGTTCAGGATGGTCATTGATCAGCATGAAATCATCGTCCCGACATTTGCCTTCATGAGCATGGGACCGTCCCCGTTGACTGGCGGCAATCAGTTTCCAGCTGTCGTACCCCTCCTTTTCCTCGGCAGCTTGATCAGGTTTCCAGAATTTTACATGTTCATCCGAGGGCATGTTTTTCCACAAGGATTTGGGATCATGATTCACGACAAAGTTAAGCTGCCCTAAACCACTGCCGCCGGATTTCATGATATAAGTAACTGTCAGCGTAAATTCTCCGGGCTTGGACGGTGTCCCTTCCACAGACGCTGTTTCGTTGTTATAGCGGATACCCGTTGCTTCCAGCCCATCAATTGTAGTGATTTTCATAACCTCACCGTTCTCAACCGCTAGCGGCTCAGAATACGGGGTACTCACCATTGCGTTAGGAAGCCTAAACAGCACGGTCGATGAAGACGGATCTCGTTTCATTGTATTGGCCTGCGGGGGTAAATGATGGTGATGGACAGCGGAATCAGGAGCAGGGGAAGATGCTTCCTGCTCCTGATTCTCCTGACAATCCTGATCAACAGGAGCATCCACCGGGACCGGGGGCGGTGATGTAGATATTCCGCTGTGTTGACTGTGATCAGTAAGCAGGCGGGGAGCCTCTGTCGTCGCCGGATCAGGGGATTCTTCGGACGTATCGGTATGGGCATAATCTGTGGTGGTGTCACATGCAGGTGCTATAGACTCTATAGACTCCTCAACAGGCTCAGGAGGTTTTTCTTCTTTCTGCTCCGGCGAGGCCTGTTTTTGAGCATCATCCGTATCCGTGCCCTTCGAAGCCACCTCGACAGTATCCTGAAACGATGCGTCATCGTCTCCTCCATCCTGAAAGTCCGCCAGTATCTCCTCATTTTCCCTCTGTTCCTGATCCACCGCTGAGAGAACATCATCCTGCGGTGCATTCCGCCCTTTTTTCCACGTATGCCAATGCTGAATAAGTTCATCTGAGAAAGAATGCAGCGTCTCAATAACGGCAGCACTTTTCAGGAACTGCTCAAGTTCTTCCTCTGTCGGTATTTGTTCGTTCAGAATGTCTCGACAGGCGGCCCGTAACGCGATGTGCTCTTTCATCCTAAAGACCTCACAATGTCAAATCGTTCATTCGTTTCCATCGGCACCATAGTCAGCTGCTGTTTGCACCAAGGGCATGACGCTGTTGTCGATATCCCGTCAACACAGAACAGTCTGCCGCAGGAACACAGGCCCAGAGCGGAAGCATTACCGCAATGCGGACAGCTCGCCTGCCCGATCAGTCCTTGAAAATCTACCTGGGACTCGACCTCATTCACAGCGACTGACCAGTCAAAATATGTCTCGTCAATGGGATAACAGCCCGTCATCCGATAACAGTACTGACTTTCTCCGGTATCGGGAATTCCAGAACGGCCCTCTGGAAAAACAGGCGACGCAAGCAGAAGCCGCTCATATTTCAGCAGATAGGGTGTTTGTCGCTGCTGACAACGACCAGCAAATATCGCGAAATCCTCATCCGAACCAGGACGATCCGTGGCAGGGGCCAGCACAGTTTCTGCCTTTTCAAGGGAAATAGGCTGATTCTCTTCGCCGTGCTGCTGCACCCGGATGCTCCGCGAGCGTACCGACATGGTCATCCATTCAATAAAACGATAAAAATCCTCTGCATTTTC includes:
- a CDS encoding DUF3892 domain-containing protein; the encoded protein is MIKQFFISRVRYNGTHIEQVTVSDYNSTFSGIDDGEPRLLDDIVDKIQNKKEEFVTVYFNESQQKYELGKIVRVFPFAGNYYLRTDDDKIKENNLGNLPSNAA
- a CDS encoding PP2C family serine/threonine-protein phosphatase, with the translated sequence MKEHIALRAACRDILNEQIPTEEELEQFLKSAAVIETLHSFSDELIQHWHTWKKGRNAPQDDVLSAVDQEQRENEEILADFQDGGDDDASFQDTVEVASKGTDTDDAQKQASPEQKEEKPPEPVEESIESIAPACDTTTDYAHTDTSEESPDPATTEAPRLLTDHSQHSGISTSPPPVPVDAPVDQDCQENQEQEASSPAPDSAVHHHHLPPQANTMKRDPSSSTVLFRLPNAMVSTPYSEPLAVENGEVMKITTIDGLEATGIRYNNETASVEGTPSKPGEFTLTVTYIMKSGGSGLGQLNFVVNHDPKSLWKNMPSDEHVKFWKPDQAAEEKEGYDSWKLIAASQRGRSHAHEGKCRDDDFMLINDHPEQWHILAVSDGAGSSQYAREGARIAVNTSATVLAEKLTEHNEALVEAVSAWDTEQSEKTDADLRKVLYSIFSQAIYQAINTVHLASKKEQVKFRDFYATLLLAAHKEIQGRHFIAGYWIGDGGMGVYKEGEDGYIKLLGEPDSGEYAGQTRFLDPEANDGEDIMRRISFTCVDSMTALFLLTDGITDPIFETDHNLQQPACWDKFWVEDIRQKLSNTPGETEKNLLDWLSFWSPGNHDDRTIALLYNKKWLCMLIKSSELAAGKKKPGHV
- a CDS encoding TerY-C metal binding domain-containing protein; this encodes MRRLPIFLVLDVSDSMAGEPLQHLEQGLEQLISKLRQDPNALETVFLSIIAFAGKVKTLVPLMDLPTFYLPRLPLGSGTALGKALIHLMDEIDTQVQPTTPERKGDWKPLVYLMTDGKPTDDCRKAVALWKQKYAKRAQLIAVGLGKHAATGTLAQFADHVLSYNGENAEDFYRFIEWMTMSVRSRSIRVQQHGEENQPISLEKAETVLAPATDRPGSDEDFAIFAGRCQQRQTPYLLKYERLLLASPVFPEGRSGIPDTGESQYCYRMTGCYPIDETYFDWSVAVNEVESQVDFQGLIGQASCPHCGNASALGLCSCGRLFCVDGISTTASCPWCKQQLTMVPMETNERFDIVRSLG